Proteins encoded within one genomic window of Numenius arquata chromosome 12, bNumArq3.hap1.1, whole genome shotgun sequence:
- the LOC141470992 gene encoding solute carrier family 22 member 13-like, whose amino-acid sequence MSGVGEILKTVGDFGPFQRRLVLLTLIPCLSVAFHQFCQLFMVVDVPHHCNTSWIRAVGPNLTEEEQLNLTLPRDAEGSYEQCSMYSPVDWDLDSIVAYGLNATEECSSGWVYPSAQPPSLLTEFDLVCDRKELHDIAQSVYMMGLFLGSMIFGPLSDRIGRRPVILISVFLQGLFGVGIALVPHFYVYMAFRCVVGASVSGITMTILALATEWIGVSSRPKAVLSSHCCFAIGQMILAGLSYSIRNWRLLEIAGSAPIFAFFFSIQLLPESARWLVTKGRIEEAKKALQKAASVNKRAIPPGLLEQLKPETQTKSGGTLDLFRKKHLRKVTLIMSCAWFVNSLVYYGLSLNVTNFGLDFYLTQLAFGAVEIPARVGCIFLLQWFGRKKTQAVLLVLSGLVCLIITGIPEDQPVVTTILATIGKFTASASFSTSYVYAAELFPTVIRQTGVGLCSMLARVAGIVAPLIRLLSQYHRAIPMAIFGSAPVVGGLLCILLPETRGTDLADDTGDGCSPAEVCENANSSSENGHRKGKDGGQDNDDTKTTYF is encoded by the exons ATGTCAGGCGTCGGGGAAATTTTGAAAACGGTTGGTGATTTTGGGCCGTTCCAGAGACGGCTGGTGCTGCTCACCTTGATTCCCTGCCTCAGTGTGGCTTTCCACCAGTTTTGCCAACTTTTTATGGTTGTGGATGTGCCGCACCACTGCAACACCAGCTGGATCCGTGCCGTCGGCCCCAACCTGACCGAGGAAGAGCAGCTGAACCTCACCCTGCCCCGGGATGCGGAGGGGTCCTACGAGCAGTGCTCCATGTACTCACCGGTGGACTGGGACCTCGACTCCATCGTGGCCTACGGCCTGAACGCCACGGAGGAATGCAGCAGTGGCTGGGTGTACCCCTCAGCGCAACCGCCGTCCCTGCTGACCGAG TTCGACCTGGTATGTGACAGGAAGGAGCTGCACGACATCGCCCAGTCGGTCTACATGATGGGTCTGTTCCTTGGATCCATGATCTTTGGGCCACTAAGTGACAG gatCGGCCGCCGGCCCGTCATTCTGATCTCTGTCTTCCTCCAGGGCTTGTTTGGTGTAGGGATTGCCTTGGTGCCCCATTTCTATGTGTACATGGCCTTCAGGTGTGTCGTGGGGGCTTCGGTGTCAGGGATCACCATGACGATACTGGCCTTGG CTACCGAATGGATTGGTGTCTCCTCCCGGCCAAAGGCGGTGCTTTCTTCTCACTGCTGTTTTGCCATCGGACAGATGATTTTGGCTGGCTTGAGTTACAGTATTCGCAACTGGAGGCTGCTGGAAATTGCAGGATCTGCTCctatatttgcctttttcttctccatcca GTTGCTACCAGAATCAGCTCGGTGGCTGGTGACAAAAGGCAGAATAGAAGAAGCTAAGAAGGCCCTTCAGAAGGCAGCGTCCGTCAACAAGCGCGCCATCCCACCAGGACTCCTTGAGCAG CTGAAGCCTGAGACGCAGACCAAGTCTGGAGGCACTCTGGATCTCTTTCGGAAGAAGCACCTCCGGAAGGTGACATTAATCATGTCGTGTGCCTG GTTTGTGAACAGCCTTGTCTACTACGGGTTGAGTCTGAATGTGACAAATTTTGGTCTGGACTTCTACCTGACACAGCTTGCGTTTGGAGCAGTGGAAATCCCAGCCCGTGTTGGTTGTATCTTCTTGTTGCAGTGGTTTGGGAGGAAGAAAACTCAGGCTGTTCTCCTGGTGCTGAGTGGCCTGGTGTGTTTGATCATCACTGGCATCCCTGAAG aCCAGCCTGTAGTGACCACCATCCTGGCCACCATTGGCAAATTTACGGCCTCAgcctccttctccacctcctACGTCTACGCCGCAGAGCTCTTCCCCACTGTCATCAG GCAGACCGGTGTGGGGCTGTGCTCGATGTTGGCCCGGGTGGCAGGGATCGTGGCCCCACTGATCCGCCTCCTGAGCCAGTACCACCGGGCCATCCCCATGGCCATCTTTGGGAGTGCCCCCGTGGTGGGAGGGCTGCTCTGCATCCTGCTGCCTGAGACCCGTGGCACTGACCTGGCAGACGACACGGGGGacggctgctctccagctgag